A portion of the Manihot esculenta cultivar AM560-2 chromosome 2, M.esculenta_v8, whole genome shotgun sequence genome contains these proteins:
- the LOC122721938 gene encoding pectinesterase PPME1-like isoform X1, with amino-acid sequence MARGRCVDATHCVLIAILVVATTVSSDDTTPIPADDSKVSNWFQTNVKPWKSRKGTLDPALEAAEAKSKIITVSKDGKGKFKTVTDAIKSIPSQNKERVIIKIGPGVHNEKIEIEKTKPFITFLGDPKAMPTLAFGGTARKYGTHYSGTVTIDSDYFMGVNIIFQNTAPEPESNKPGGQAVALRINGDKAAFYNCKFLGFQDTLCDDRGHHFYRNCYIEGTVDFIFGRGRSLYLESQLNVVDNKDLTFITAQGKEQKSENFGYSFVQCKITGSGSGSFLGRAWRKMPEVTFSYTEMGAVVNPLGWSDNRQPDRDSTVFFAEYKNSGPGSNPKGRVKFTKQLNKAEATAKNFLSLGYIQGSKWLLPPPK; translated from the exons ATGGCAAGAGGGCGCTGCGTTGATGCAACTCATTGTGTCCTCATTGCCATTCTTGTTGTTGCAACTACCGTTAGCTCCGACGATACAACACCAATACCAGCCGATGATTCTAAAGTAAGTAATTGGTTCCAAACTAATGTTAAGCCTTGGAAAAGTCGTAAAGGCACCTTAGATCCTGCTCTTGAAGCTGCTGAGGCCAAATCCAAAATAATTACGGTATCAAAAGATGGAAAAGGAAAGTTCAAGACCGTTACTGATGCGATTAAAAGTATTCCATCACAAAACAAAGAACgtgtaattataaaaattggtCCTGGAGTCCACAACGAgaagattgaaattgaaaaaactAAGCCTTTTATTACATTTCTGGGAGATCCTAAAGCCATGCCCACCTTGGCATTTGGTGGCACCGCTCGTAAATATGGAACTCATTATAGTGGTACTGTAACTATAGATTCTGATTATTTCATGGgggttaatattatttttcag AATACTGCACCAGAACCCGAATCGAACAAGCCTGGAGGTCAGGCAGTTGCATTAAGAATTAATGGTGACAAGGCAGCTTTCTATAACTGCAAATTTCTTGGATTTCAAGACACATTATGTGATGATAGAGGACACCATTTTTATAGAAATTGTTACATTGAAGGCACTGTTGATTTTATTTTCGGAAGAGGAAGATCACTTTATTTG GAATCACAACTAAATGTAGTAGATAACAAGGATTTGACATTCATCACAGCACAAGGAAAGGAGCAAAAATCAGAAAATTTTGGTTACTCATTTGTACAATGCAAAATAACTGGAAGTGGATCGGGATCATTTCTGGGACGAGCATGGAGGAAGATGCCTGAGGTGACCTTCTCTTATACTGAAATGGGTGCTGTTGTTAATCCTCTTGGATGGTCAGATAATAGGCAACCTGACAGGGACag TACGGTTTTCTTTGCGGAATATAAGAATTCAGGACCTGGATCAAATCCTAAAGGACGTGTTAAATTCACCAAGCAGctaaa taaagcagaggctacag CCAAAAACTTTCTCTCTCTTGGCTATATTCAGGGTTCTAAATGGTTGCTTCCACCTccaaagtaa
- the LOC122721938 gene encoding pectinesterase PPME1-like isoform X2, with translation MARGRCVDATHCVLIAILVVATTVSSDDTTPIPADDSKVSNWFQTNVKPWKSRKGTLDPALEAAEAKSKIITVSKDGKGKFKTVTDAIKSIPSQNKERVIIKIGPGVHNEKIEIEKTKPFITFLGDPKAMPTLAFGGTARKYGTHYSGTVTIDSDYFMGVNIIFQNTAPEPESNKPGGQAVALRINGDKAAFYNCKFLGFQDTLCDDRGHHFYRNCYIEGTVDFIFGRGRSLYLESQLNVVDNKDLTFITAQGKEQKSENFGYSFVQCKITGSGSGSFLGRAWRKMPEVTFSYTEMGAVVNPLGWSDNRQPDRDSTVFFAEYKNSGPGSNPKGRVKFTKHIDDAQAKNFLSLGYIQGSKWLLPPPK, from the exons ATGGCAAGAGGGCGCTGCGTTGATGCAACTCATTGTGTCCTCATTGCCATTCTTGTTGTTGCAACTACCGTTAGCTCCGACGATACAACACCAATACCAGCCGATGATTCTAAAGTAAGTAATTGGTTCCAAACTAATGTTAAGCCTTGGAAAAGTCGTAAAGGCACCTTAGATCCTGCTCTTGAAGCTGCTGAGGCCAAATCCAAAATAATTACGGTATCAAAAGATGGAAAAGGAAAGTTCAAGACCGTTACTGATGCGATTAAAAGTATTCCATCACAAAACAAAGAACgtgtaattataaaaattggtCCTGGAGTCCACAACGAgaagattgaaattgaaaaaactAAGCCTTTTATTACATTTCTGGGAGATCCTAAAGCCATGCCCACCTTGGCATTTGGTGGCACCGCTCGTAAATATGGAACTCATTATAGTGGTACTGTAACTATAGATTCTGATTATTTCATGGgggttaatattatttttcag AATACTGCACCAGAACCCGAATCGAACAAGCCTGGAGGTCAGGCAGTTGCATTAAGAATTAATGGTGACAAGGCAGCTTTCTATAACTGCAAATTTCTTGGATTTCAAGACACATTATGTGATGATAGAGGACACCATTTTTATAGAAATTGTTACATTGAAGGCACTGTTGATTTTATTTTCGGAAGAGGAAGATCACTTTATTTG GAATCACAACTAAATGTAGTAGATAACAAGGATTTGACATTCATCACAGCACAAGGAAAGGAGCAAAAATCAGAAAATTTTGGTTACTCATTTGTACAATGCAAAATAACTGGAAGTGGATCGGGATCATTTCTGGGACGAGCATGGAGGAAGATGCCTGAGGTGACCTTCTCTTATACTGAAATGGGTGCTGTTGTTAATCCTCTTGGATGGTCAGATAATAGGCAACCTGACAGGGACag TACGGTTTTCTTTGCGGAATATAAGAATTCAGGACCTGGATCAAATCCTAAAGGACGTGTTAAATTCACCAAGCA tatagat gATGCACAAGCCAAAAACTTTCTCTCTCTTGGCTATATTCAGGGTTCTAAATGGTTGCTTCCACCTccaaagtaa